A single region of the Bifidobacterium asteroides DSM 20089 genome encodes:
- a CDS encoding phosphoenolpyruvate carboxylase, translated as MTDSNQQITAADATLVTSGTGTKGPEERKLPQSLDEDMALCLRLLRDVLGEFDQQLLKRFDSLREDVMTASAEHFNRHPSDPVPDEDGLSKAVALIDDTSVKDSQLLARALTTYFHLANLCEENYRVKVLHEREGKVDLKVKGTDPINEMTSAYSQLLQEMGPAKASELLEKLEFHPVFTAHPTEARRKAVEGKIRRIANLLAVRRGLGGSELEENERLLHNEIDALFRTSPIAAKKPTPVEEANTILDIFDATLFETIPKVYRRFDDWMLGKKAGMVKPVCPAFFHPGSWIGSDRDGNPNVTAKVSRKVARKFSDHMLEALVKATTTVGRNMTMEVTTTPPSSELRSLWSHQKEMSERLTDRATTISHNELHRAVVLVIADRLQATIQRDADLMYADCDDFIADLRVVQDSLAKAGAVRQAYGPLQDLIWQAQTFGFHMVEMEFRQHSLVHARALEDIREHGLHGERGELQPMTHEVLDTFRALGAIQKRNGQKAARRYIISFTKSAQNVKDVYELNRLAFEHAEDVPVIDVIPLFEQLEDLQNSVDVLEEIIKIPEVQARLKETGNKMEVMLGYSDSSKDAGPVSATLALHSAQERIAKWAESHDIDLTLFHGRGGAVGRGGGPANRAVLAQPVGSVNCRFKLTEQGEVIFARYGNPVLAIRHIESVAAATLLQSAPSVEERNTTMTEKYADMADELDQAAHERFLDLLHTPDFAPWFSIVTPLNEIGLLPIGSRPAKRGLGAKSLDDLRTIPWVFSWAQARINLAAWYGLGTACEKFGDLETLRQAYEEWPLFSTFIDNIEMSLAKTDERIAKMYLSLGDRDDLSQKVLSEMELTRKWVLQIVGDEWPLQHRHVLGQAIRIRSPYVDALSVTQVRALRTLRRRNDKEELSKSQQADFIYLILCTVSGVAAGLQNTG; from the coding sequence ATGACAGATAGTAATCAGCAAATCACGGCTGCCGATGCGACCCTGGTCACATCCGGCACCGGGACCAAGGGGCCGGAGGAACGCAAGCTGCCTCAATCGTTGGATGAGGACATGGCCTTGTGCCTGCGGCTGCTCAGGGATGTGTTGGGGGAATTCGATCAACAGCTGCTCAAGCGGTTCGACTCCCTGCGCGAGGACGTGATGACGGCCAGCGCCGAGCACTTCAACCGCCACCCCTCGGACCCCGTGCCTGACGAGGACGGCCTGTCCAAGGCTGTGGCCCTGATCGACGACACCTCGGTCAAGGATTCCCAGTTGCTGGCCCGCGCCCTGACCACCTACTTCCATCTGGCCAACCTCTGCGAGGAGAACTACCGGGTGAAGGTCCTGCATGAGCGCGAGGGCAAGGTGGACCTGAAAGTCAAGGGCACCGACCCCATCAACGAGATGACCAGCGCCTACAGCCAGCTCCTTCAGGAGATGGGCCCGGCCAAGGCCTCGGAGCTGCTGGAGAAGCTGGAGTTCCACCCCGTCTTCACCGCCCACCCCACCGAGGCGCGGCGCAAGGCCGTGGAGGGCAAGATCCGGCGCATCGCCAACCTGCTGGCCGTCCGCCGCGGCCTGGGCGGCTCCGAGCTGGAGGAGAACGAGCGTCTGCTGCACAACGAGATCGACGCCCTCTTCCGCACCTCGCCCATCGCAGCCAAGAAGCCGACGCCCGTCGAAGAGGCCAACACCATTCTGGACATCTTCGACGCCACGCTCTTCGAGACCATTCCCAAGGTCTACCGCCGCTTCGACGACTGGATGCTGGGCAAGAAGGCCGGCATGGTCAAGCCCGTCTGCCCCGCCTTCTTCCACCCGGGCAGCTGGATCGGTTCCGACCGCGACGGCAACCCCAACGTGACTGCCAAGGTCTCGCGCAAGGTGGCCCGCAAGTTCTCCGACCACATGCTCGAGGCACTGGTCAAGGCCACCACCACCGTGGGCCGCAATATGACCATGGAAGTGACCACCACCCCTCCCAGCTCCGAGCTGAGGAGCCTGTGGAGCCATCAGAAGGAGATGAGCGAGCGCCTGACCGATAGGGCCACCACCATCTCGCACAACGAGCTGCACCGGGCCGTGGTCCTGGTCATCGCCGACCGTCTGCAGGCCACCATCCAACGTGACGCCGACCTCATGTATGCCGACTGTGACGACTTCATCGCCGACCTGCGCGTGGTCCAGGACTCCCTGGCCAAGGCGGGCGCGGTCCGTCAGGCCTACGGCCCTCTACAGGATCTGATCTGGCAGGCCCAGACCTTCGGCTTCCACATGGTGGAGATGGAGTTCCGCCAGCACTCCCTGGTCCACGCCCGCGCCCTGGAAGACATCCGCGAGCATGGCCTGCACGGCGAGCGCGGCGAACTACAGCCCATGACCCACGAGGTGCTCGACACCTTCCGGGCCCTGGGAGCCATCCAGAAGCGCAACGGCCAGAAGGCCGCCCGCCGCTACATCATCTCCTTCACCAAGTCGGCACAGAACGTCAAGGACGTCTACGAGCTCAACCGGCTGGCCTTCGAGCATGCCGAGGACGTGCCGGTCATCGACGTGATCCCCCTGTTCGAACAGCTGGAGGACCTGCAGAATTCGGTGGACGTGCTTGAGGAGATCATCAAGATCCCCGAGGTCCAGGCCCGGCTCAAGGAGACCGGCAACAAGATGGAGGTCATGCTGGGCTACTCCGACTCCTCCAAGGATGCCGGCCCAGTCTCGGCGACCCTGGCCCTGCACTCCGCCCAGGAGCGCATCGCCAAGTGGGCCGAGAGCCATGACATCGACCTGACCCTCTTCCACGGACGCGGCGGCGCCGTAGGCCGTGGCGGCGGCCCTGCCAACCGTGCCGTACTGGCCCAGCCTGTGGGCTCGGTCAACTGCCGGTTCAAGCTGACCGAACAGGGCGAGGTCATCTTCGCCCGCTACGGCAACCCGGTTCTGGCCATCCGCCACATCGAGTCCGTGGCTGCGGCCACCCTGCTCCAGTCCGCGCCCAGCGTGGAGGAGCGCAACACCACCATGACCGAGAAGTACGCGGACATGGCCGACGAGCTGGACCAGGCCGCCCACGAGCGCTTCCTGGACCTGCTGCACACGCCGGACTTCGCCCCCTGGTTCTCCATCGTGACGCCCCTGAACGAAATCGGCCTGCTGCCCATCGGCTCCCGGCCGGCCAAGCGCGGTCTGGGCGCCAAGTCCCTGGACGATCTGCGGACCATACCCTGGGTCTTCTCCTGGGCGCAGGCCCGCATCAACCTGGCCGCCTGGTACGGCCTGGGCACCGCCTGCGAGAAGTTCGGCGACCTGGAGACCCTGCGTCAGGCCTACGAGGAGTGGCCGCTCTTCAGCACCTTCATCGACAACATCGAGATGAGCCTGGCCAAGACCGACGAGCGCATCGCCAAGATGTACCTCTCCCTGGGCGACCGGGACGACCTGAGCCAGAAGGTCCTCTCGGAGATGGAGCTGACCCGCAAGTGGGTTCTGCAGATCGTGGGCGACGAGTGGCCCCTGCAGCACCGCCACGTGCTGGGCCAGGCCATCCGGATCCGCTCTCCATATGTGGATGCCCTGTCGGTGACCCAGGTGCGCGCCCTGCGCACCCTGCGCCGTCGCAACGACAAGGAGGAACTCAGCAAGAGTCAACAGGCCGACTTCATCTACCTGATCCTCTGCACCGTTTCGGGAGTCGCCGCCGGCCTGCAGAACACCGGCTGA
- a CDS encoding sterol carrier family protein: protein MSAIREADMEEGRRDFLTWRDAAKEAANNLDPEGDPLSVAPQTDRRSKAMAVRYSLHMLEIKAPGPGVEVRVAPWGAVKILDGPASDPHNLTPPDVIELDPDVWLRLAAGITDWSEEAAAGHISAVGERDDLHELLPLV from the coding sequence ATGAGTGCCATACGGGAAGCAGACATGGAAGAGGGCCGCCGGGATTTTCTGACCTGGCGCGATGCAGCCAAGGAGGCCGCAAATAATCTGGACCCGGAGGGCGACCCCCTGTCAGTGGCCCCACAAACGGATAGGCGTAGCAAGGCCATGGCGGTCCGCTATTCCTTGCACATGCTGGAGATCAAGGCCCCCGGCCCCGGTGTGGAGGTCAGGGTGGCCCCCTGGGGAGCCGTCAAGATTCTGGACGGTCCTGCATCCGACCCGCATAACCTGACCCCGCCCGACGTAATCGAGCTGGACCCGGATGTCTGGCTGCGGCTGGCCGCCGGCATCACCGACTGGAGCGAAGAAGCCGCCGCCGGGCATATCAGCGCCGTGGGCGAACGCGACGATCTGCACGAGCTGCTGCCGCTGGTATGA
- a CDS encoding DUF3073 domain-containing protein — protein MGRGRQKAKQTKIARKLKYLTTDTDYDELAKELSSKEPGTKGKDPFKMVEEEYSKPDSRKSGGQAPEDSPDDDLDDYARWAAEAAAKATSGEMPATPKPHKRIPIPVPSALKHHKDQKTAAKGSASK, from the coding sequence ATGGGCCGCGGACGTCAGAAGGCTAAGCAGACGAAAATAGCCCGGAAGCTCAAATATCTGACAACGGACACGGATTACGACGAGCTGGCCAAAGAGCTCAGCAGCAAGGAACCCGGAACCAAGGGCAAAGATCCCTTCAAAATGGTTGAAGAGGAGTACTCCAAGCCGGATTCGCGCAAATCGGGGGGCCAGGCTCCCGAGGATTCCCCGGACGATGATCTGGACGATTACGCCCGGTGGGCCGCCGAGGCTGCTGCCAAAGCCACCTCTGGGGAGATGCCAGCCACGCCCAAGCCGCACAAGCGTATACCCATTCCCGTGCCCAGCGCGCTCAAACACCATAAGGACCAGAAGACCGCAGCCAAGGGGTCGGCGAGCAAGTAG
- the trpS gene encoding tryptophan--tRNA ligase, which yields MQEEVTAAGNEISDSFRAAKHRSDQVLAELDKNPSRYTMLTGDRPTGRLHLGHYFGSIRERVQMQNRGVHTNIVIADYQVITDRDTTEHIRDNVLNLVLDYLAAGIDPKKTMIFTHSSTPAENQLLLPFLSLVTEAELHRNPTVKAEMEASGHALTGLLLTYPVHQACDILFCKANVVPIGKDNLPHVELTRTIARRFDERYPGQAPVFPEPDAILSDTPEIPGLDGRKMSKSYGNSIMLGATAEETAKLIRKSPTDSERKITFDPVNRPQVSALLTTAGLVTDRKPEDIAEEIGNAGSGALKAYVTKSVNEFLAPHRERRAELAKDMDAVHDILVEGNKRANQIAEETLDQVRSAMGMRY from the coding sequence ATGCAGGAAGAAGTCACAGCGGCAGGCAATGAGATCAGCGACAGCTTCAGAGCCGCCAAGCATCGGTCCGACCAGGTGCTGGCCGAGCTGGACAAGAATCCGAGCCGCTACACCATGCTCACCGGCGACCGCCCGACCGGCAGGCTTCATCTGGGCCATTACTTCGGCTCCATCCGCGAGCGTGTCCAGATGCAGAACCGCGGCGTACATACCAACATCGTCATCGCCGACTACCAGGTCATCACCGATCGGGACACCACGGAGCACATCCGCGACAACGTGCTCAACCTGGTGCTGGACTATCTGGCTGCGGGCATCGACCCCAAGAAGACCATGATCTTCACCCATTCGTCCACCCCCGCAGAGAACCAGCTGCTGCTGCCCTTCCTCTCCCTGGTGACCGAGGCCGAGCTCCACCGCAATCCCACCGTCAAGGCCGAGATGGAGGCCAGCGGCCACGCCCTGACCGGCCTGCTGCTGACCTACCCGGTCCACCAGGCCTGCGACATACTCTTCTGCAAGGCCAACGTGGTGCCCATCGGCAAGGACAACCTGCCGCATGTGGAGCTGACCCGGACCATCGCCCGCCGCTTCGACGAGCGCTACCCAGGCCAGGCTCCGGTCTTCCCCGAACCTGATGCCATCCTGTCCGACACCCCTGAGATTCCGGGTCTGGACGGCCGCAAGATGAGCAAGTCCTACGGTAACTCCATCATGCTGGGCGCCACCGCTGAGGAGACCGCCAAGCTGATTCGCAAGTCGCCCACCGACTCCGAGCGCAAGATCACCTTCGACCCTGTGAACCGCCCCCAGGTCTCGGCCCTGCTGACCACGGCCGGCCTGGTGACCGACCGAAAGCCCGAGGACATCGCTGAGGAGATCGGCAACGCCGGCTCAGGCGCCCTCAAGGCCTATGTGACCAAGTCGGTCAACGAGTTCCTGGCACCCCACCGCGAGCGCCGGGCCGAACTGGCCAAGGACATGGACGCCGTGCACGACATCCTGGTCGAGGGCAACAAGCGCGCCAACCAGATAGCCGAGGAGACCCTTGACCAGGTCCGCTCGGCCATGGGCATGCGCTACTAG
- a CDS encoding threonine/serine ThrE exporter family protein, with product MEDIERDYDKPIVEACIAAKTSLIVRVGMLELGAGTGSFRVREMMHRIAYPMGVHVRADVNLTDIEATCTDGVSRITEVVDLPTTGVNTERIWLLEHFADWLSVKCGQAGTYHAMSVVSRELVDNLDEPNVYAAARKAVKEVLAQDQDAAKALKDAVATAVHNEDEISQSRIDAAAIDTRTAAGLGTVGSTPRPGDSNDSKGASVSAAAAIENSDSSAAGSAVTESSATSQGSDSGAERPASGQSASTQGEAHEKARSSESAASSEQSASSDWSTSFKEAVSSDKPASSDKSAYPEPQAAGGITVRQAHERLDLIERRKPLYSPLFSGFASAVACAAFVFLLGGGPYDMAGAFVGAGIGQWVRRQMLGRRINQFFATGVAVIIAALACVGTLRLVGIFDPVALKHDTAYIGAILFVIPGFPLVTGGLDIAKLDFPSGVQRITYAFSIILVATLGGWAVARMVMLNPQGFEPMNLSPLLMAGLRMIAAFCGVWGFSVLFNSPQRMALVAAVIGALTDTMRLEMQDLLHVPPEMAAFLGAFLAGMLATVWRSSVRHGLLPPHLGYPRISLTVPSIVIMVPGLYMYRAMFYLGQFNTLNALDWAFRAFMVIICLPIGLVTARVLTDRSWRYDV from the coding sequence ATGGAGGACATTGAACGCGATTACGACAAGCCCATCGTCGAGGCCTGCATCGCGGCCAAGACCAGCCTGATCGTGCGGGTGGGCATGCTGGAGCTGGGGGCCGGCACGGGAAGCTTCCGCGTGCGCGAGATGATGCACAGGATTGCCTACCCCATGGGCGTGCATGTGCGGGCCGACGTGAATCTGACCGACATCGAGGCCACCTGCACGGATGGCGTGTCTCGAATCACCGAGGTGGTGGACCTGCCCACCACCGGGGTCAACACCGAGCGGATCTGGCTCCTGGAACACTTCGCGGACTGGCTCAGCGTCAAGTGCGGGCAGGCGGGGACCTACCACGCCATGTCGGTGGTCTCCAGGGAGCTGGTGGACAACCTGGACGAGCCGAACGTCTATGCAGCGGCCCGCAAGGCGGTCAAAGAGGTGCTGGCCCAGGACCAGGATGCGGCCAAGGCGCTCAAGGACGCGGTGGCCACTGCCGTACACAACGAGGACGAGATCAGCCAGAGCCGGATCGATGCGGCGGCCATAGACACCAGGACAGCCGCCGGTCTGGGAACCGTAGGCTCCACGCCTCGGCCGGGGGATTCCAACGATTCCAAGGGTGCTTCCGTTTCTGCTGCCGCCGCGATTGAGAATTCAGATTCGAGTGCCGCTGGTTCTGCAGTCACTGAATCTTCTGCAACCAGCCAAGGGAGCGATTCGGGGGCTGAGCGGCCTGCGTCCGGACAATCTGCGTCAACTCAAGGCGAAGCACATGAGAAGGCCAGGTCTTCCGAGAGCGCTGCGTCCTCTGAACAGTCAGCGTCTTCTGACTGGTCCACGTCTTTCAAAGAGGCTGTATCTTCCGATAAGCCTGCCTCCTCTGACAAGTCCGCGTACCCAGAGCCGCAGGCAGCGGGTGGCATCACAGTCCGGCAGGCGCATGAACGCCTGGACCTGATTGAGCGCCGCAAACCCCTCTATTCGCCCCTCTTCTCGGGCTTCGCCTCGGCCGTGGCCTGCGCAGCCTTCGTCTTCCTCCTTGGCGGCGGCCCCTACGATATGGCCGGGGCTTTTGTCGGCGCTGGCATAGGCCAGTGGGTGCGTCGACAGATGCTGGGCAGGCGGATCAACCAGTTCTTCGCTACCGGGGTGGCGGTCATCATTGCCGCCCTGGCCTGCGTCGGCACGCTGAGACTGGTGGGTATCTTCGACCCGGTGGCTCTCAAGCACGACACGGCTTACATCGGCGCCATCCTCTTCGTCATCCCCGGCTTTCCCCTGGTCACCGGCGGCCTGGACATCGCCAAGCTGGACTTCCCTTCGGGGGTGCAGCGCATCACATACGCCTTCTCGATCATCCTGGTGGCCACACTGGGTGGCTGGGCCGTGGCGCGGATGGTCATGCTCAACCCCCAGGGCTTTGAACCGATGAACCTGAGTCCCCTGCTGATGGCCGGACTGCGCATGATTGCAGCATTCTGCGGGGTCTGGGGCTTCTCGGTCCTCTTCAACTCACCCCAGCGTATGGCCCTGGTGGCCGCCGTCATCGGCGCTTTGACCGACACCATGCGCCTGGAGATGCAGGACCTGCTTCATGTCCCTCCGGAGATGGCCGCTTTTCTGGGTGCCTTCCTGGCCGGCATGCTGGCCACGGTCTGGCGCTCCTCGGTCCGCCACGGCCTGCTGCCGCCTCACCTGGGCTATCCGAGAATCAGCCTGACCGTGCCATCCATCGTCATCATGGTGCCCGGTCTGTATATGTACCGAGCCATGTTCTACCTGGGGCAGTTCAATACGCTCAACGCCCTGGACTGGGCTTTCCGGGCCTTCATGGTCATCATCTGCCTGCCCATCGGCCTGGTCACGGCCCGGGTGCTGACCGACCGTTCCTGGCGGTACGACGTCTAG